The following coding sequences are from one Anomaloglossus baeobatrachus isolate aAnoBae1 chromosome 5 unlocalized genomic scaffold, aAnoBae1.hap1 SUPER_5_unloc_5, whole genome shotgun sequence window:
- the LOC142259262 gene encoding LOW QUALITY PROTEIN: uncharacterized protein LOC142259262 (The sequence of the model RefSeq protein was modified relative to this genomic sequence to represent the inferred CDS: deleted 1 base in 1 codon) — protein sequence MEEWEYLEGHKDLYKDVMMEVPQPLTSPVLSSKKTTPERCPRPLLPQDCKQEDPDVPQDVFPPALSSDDCIGRSDGDLISSEFMTDDESITYEEHAVVPDIPPVLPRKALSSDLCKQVQNSDLSQNCKQNKSYRRDVEHETTPTREKAFSCSECGKCFTRKSNLVAHQKIHTNEKPFSCPQCEKCFTWKSEFVVHQRSHTGEKPFSCLECGKCFIRNSALMRHQKIHTGEKPFSCLYCEKCFIQKTALVIHQRSHTGEKPFSCFECGKCFIQKSDLVEHQRIHTGAKPFSCSECGKCFTRKSYLISHHKSHTGKKPFSCSECGKCFNWKSQLVVHERSHTGKKPLSCSECGKCFNWKSQLVVHQRSHTGEKPFSCSECEQCFTQKSLLVWHQKSHTGEKPFSCLECGKCFTRKSTLVDHGRLHTRDKPFLCSDCGNCYSQKSDLVKHLRSHTGKEPLSCEYLKCSNGISILVDYEKTHTVEEPFLHLEFGKCYH from the exons atggaggagtgggagtatttagaaggacacaaagatctgtacaaggacgtcatgatggaggttccccagcccctcacatcaccag ttctatccagtaagaagacaacaccagagagatgtccccgtcctcttctcccacaggactgtaaacaagaagatcccgatgttcctcaggatgtgtttcctccagctctatcct cagatgactgtattgggcgtTCAGATGGagatctaatatcttcagaatttatgacagatgatgaaagtatcacatatgaagagcatgctgttgtcccagatatacctccagtccttcctcggaaagctctatcatcAGATCTttgcaaacaagtccaaaattccgatttatcacagaattgtaagcaaaataaaagttacagaagggatgtggaacatgaaacgacTCCTACAAGGGAAAaagcattttcatgttcagagtgtgggaaatgttttaccaggaaatcaaatcttgttgcccatcaaaaaattcacacaaatgaaaagccgttttcatgcccccaatgtgagaaatgttttacttggaaatcagaatttgttgtgcatcaaagatctcacacaggggagaagccattttcatgtttagaatgtggaaaatgttttattcggaattcAGCCCTTatgagacatcagaaaattcacacaggggagaagccattttcatgtttatactgcgagaaatgttttattcagaaaacagcccttgttatacatcaaagatctcatacaggggagaagccattttcatgctttgaatgtgggaaatgttttattcagaagtcAGATCTTGTtgaacatcaaagaattcacacaggggcgaagccattttcatgttcagaatgtgggaaatgttttactaggaaatcatatCTTATTTCGCATCACAAaagtcacacagggaagaagccattttcatgttcagagtgtgggaaatgttttaattggaaatcacaacttgttgtgcatgaaagatctcacacagggaagaaaccactttcatgttcagagtgtgggaaatgttttaattggaaatcacaacttgttgtgcatcaaagatctcataccggggagaagccattttcatgttcagaatgtgagcaatgttttactcagaaatctcttcttgtttggcatcaaaaatctcatacgggggagaagccattttcatgcttggaatgtggtaaatgtttcacTAGGAAATCAACTCTTGTTGACCATGGAAGACTTCACACAcgggataaaccatttttatgttctgattgTGGAAATtgttattctcagaaatcagatctcgtTAAACATTTG AGAAgccacacagggaaggaacctCTTTCATGTGAATATTTGAAATGTTCAAATGGTATATCAATTCTTGTCGACTatgagaaaacccacacagtagaggagccattcttgcatttggaatttggcaaatgttatcattaa